In the genome of Drosophila pseudoobscura strain MV-25-SWS-2005 chromosome 3, UCI_Dpse_MV25, whole genome shotgun sequence, one region contains:
- the Opa1 gene encoding dynamin-like 120 kDa protein, mitochondrial isoform X3, which produces MLRIYQNSYRRTAKRAVVYSTKVACCNHSTLCSITSHPRRPPHSQHASGNGRYRRHEEFLLAGNPARGWSIPPPSRGYGMLVVRILRGALKLRYLVLGGAIGGGVSLSKKYEDWKDGLPDMKWLQDAMPQGERWSQFSKNLLEVGAVVKNAIDIAKEDLASKTTVAALGITTDESRKKFEMMQNQVETLQTEIMNVQIKYQKELEKMEKENRDLRTQFLLLKTNKKTSAKKIKKSLIDMYSEVLDELTGYDTGYTMADHLPRVVVVGDQSSGKTSVLESIAKARIFPRGSGEMMTRAPVKVTLAEGPYHVAQFRDSEREYDLTKESDLAELRREVEFRMRASVRGGKTVSNEVISMTVKGPGLQRMVLVDLPGIISTMTVDMASDTKDSIHQMTKHYMSNPNAIILCIQDGSVDAERSNVTDLVMQCDPLGRRTIFVLTKVDLAEELADPERIRKILSGKLFPMKALGYYAVVTGRGRKDDSIEAIRQYEEDFFKNSKLFHRRGVIMPHQVTSRNLSMAVSDRFWKMVRETIEQQADAFKATRFNLETEWKNNFPRLRESGRDELFDKAKGEILDEVVTLSQISAKKWDDTLNTKLWEKLSNYVFENIYLPAAQSGSQNSFNTMVDIKLRQWAEQALPAKSVEAGWEALQQEFISLMDHSKKSQDHDGIFDQLKAAVVDEAIRRHSWEDKAIDMLRVIQLNTLEDRFVHDKAEWDQAVKFLETSVNAKLVQTEETLAQMFGPGQMRRLTHWQYLTQDQQKRRSVKNELDKILKNDAKHLPTLSYDELTTVRKNVQRENVDVDTDYIRQTWFPVYRKHFLHQALQRAKECRKAYYLYTQQGAECEISCSDVVLFWRIQQVIKITGNALRQQVINREARRLDKEIKAVLDEFSEDDDKKAHLLTGKRVLLAEELIKVRQIQEKLEEFINSLNQEK; this is translated from the exons ATGTTGCGCATCTATCAGAACTCTTACCG GCGTACCGCAAAAAGGGCTGTTGTCTACTCCACGAAGGTTGCCTGCTGTAATCATTCCACGCTATGCAGCATCACCAGCCACCCACGTCGTCCGCCCCACAGCCAGCATGCCAGCGGTAACGGGCGCTACCGTCGACATGAAGAATTCTTGCTAGCCGGTAATCCAGCGAGGGGCTGGTCGATTCCGCCTCCGTCTCGCGGCTACGGCATGCTGGTGGTGCGCATTCTGAGGGGAGCCCTCAAGCTGCGATACCTCGTGCTGGGTGGTGCCATTGGCGGTGGCGTATCCCTAAGCAAA AAATACGAGGACTGGAAGGATGGCTTGCCTGACATGAAATGGCTACAGGACGCCATGCCTCAGGGCGAGAGATGGAGCCAGTTCTCGAAGAATCTCCTCGAGGTCGGTGCAGTGGTCAAGAATGCAATCGATATCG CCAAGGAGGACCTGGCGTCCAAGACAACTGTCGCCGCCTTGGGTATCACCACAGACGAGAGTCGCAAGAAATTTG AAATGATGCAGAACCAGGTGGAAACGCTGCAGACAGAGATCATGAATGTACAGATCAAATACCAAAAGGAGCTGGAGAAAATGGAGAAGGAGAACCGGGATCTGCGCACACAGTTTCTCTTGctcaaaaccaacaaaaagacCTCAGCAAAGAAGATTAAAAAGTCGCTCATCGACATGTATTCGGAGGTATTGGACGAGCTGACCGGCTACGATACGGGATATACCATGGCAGATCACCTGCCGCGTGTCGTTGTGGTCGGGGACCAGAGCAGCGGCAAGACCTCGGTGCTGGAGTCCATAGCCAAGGCTCGCATTTTTCCCCGCGGCAGTGGTGAGATGATGACTCGTGCCCCCGTCAAAGTAACGCTCGCCGAAGGACCCTACCATGTGGCCCAGTTTCGCGACTCGGAACGGGAATACGATCTGACCAAGGAGTCCGATTTGGCTGAATTGCGCCGCGAGGTGGAGTTTCGCATGCGGGCCTCTGTGCGCGGTGGCAAGACCGTGAGCAATGAGGTCATATCCATGACAGTGAAGGGCCCTGGACTTCAGCGCATGGTACTGGTGGATCTGCCGGGCATCATTTCG ACTATGACAGTGGACATGGCCTCGGACACAAAGGACTCTATTCACCAAATGACCAAGCACTACATGAGCAATCCAAATGCCATCATTCTCTGCATTCAGGATGGATCCGTGGACGCGGAGCGCAGCAATGTCACCGACTTGGTTATGCAGTGCGATCCCCTGGGTCGACGAACCATATTTGTGCTAACCAAGGTGGACTTGGCCGAGGAGCTTGCCGATCCCGAAAGGATAAGAAAAATACTCTCTGGCAAGCTCTTCCCGATGAAGGCCCTTGGCTATTACGCTGTGGTGACAGGCCGCGGTCGCAAGGATGATAGTATAGAGGCCATACGTCAGTACGAAGAGGACTTCTTCAAGAACTCAAAGCTCTTCCA TCGTCGCGGCGTCATAATGCCCCACCAGGTGACCAGTCGAAACCTGAGCATGGCAGTCTCAGATCGTTTCTGGAAAATGGTGCGGGAGACCATTGAGCAGCAGGCGGACGCATTTAAGGCAACCAGATTCAATCTGGAAACGGAATGGAAAAATAACTTCCCCAG ACTGCGCGAATCTGGACGCGATGAGCTGTTCGATAAGGCCAAAGGGGAAATACTCGACGAGGTGGTTACGCTCTCCCAAATCTCCGCCAAGAAGTGGGACGACACACTCAACACTAAGCTCTGGGAGAAGCTCTCGAACTATGTGTTTGAGAACATTTATCTGCCCGCTGCTCAGTCAGGTTCTCAAA ATTCCTTCAACACGATGGTGGACATTAAGCTGCGTCAGTGGGCCGAGCAGGCACTGCCAGCCAAGTCCGTGGAGGCCGGCTGGGAGGCCTTGCAGCAGGAGTTCATTTCCCTGATGGACCATTCAAAGAAGTCCCAGGATCACGACGGCATTTTCGACCAGCTTAAGGCCGCAGTGGTAGACGAGGCTATTAGGCGGCACAGCTGGGAAGACAAGGCCATTGACATGTTGCGCGTGATACAGCTGAACACGCTGGAGGATCGCTTTGTGCACGACAAGGCGGAGTGGGACCAGGCGGTGAAGTTCCTGGAGACCTCCGTCAATGCCAAGCTCGTGCAAACGGAAGAGACGCTGGCGCAGATGTTCGGACCCGGTCAAATGAGGCGCCTCACCCACTGGCAATACCTCACGCAGGATCAGCAGAAGCGGCGCAGTGTCAAAAACGAACTGGACAAGATACTCAAGAACGATGCG AAACATTTGCCCACCTTGAGCTACGACGAGCTGACGACGGTGCGTAAGAATGTGCAGCGGGAGAACGTCGATGTGGATACAGACTACATTCGTCAGACATGGTTCCCGGTGTATAGAAA ACACTTCCTGCATCAGGCCCTGCAGCGGGCCAAGGAATGCCGCAAGGCATATTACCTGTACACTCAGCAGGGTGCCGAGTGCGAG ATCTCCTGCAGTGATGTCGTGCTCTTCTGGCGCATCCAACAGGTCATCAAGATAACGGGCAATGCGCTGCGTCAGCAGGTGATCAATCGAGAGGCAAGACGGCTGGACAAGGAGATCAAGGCGGTGCTGGATGAGTTCAGCGAGGATGACGATAAAAAGGCCCATCTGTTGACCGGCAAGCGCGTGCTGCTGGCCGAGGAACTGA TCAAAGTGCGGCAGATCCAGGAGAAGCTGGAGGAGTTCATCAATTCACTGAATCAGGAGAAGTAG